Proteins from one Haloarchaeobius litoreus genomic window:
- a CDS encoding DUF7266 family protein codes for MIREPTDDRGVSIALTHVLTIGITTILVAGLLLGASGLLEERKTGAAQTELRTLGNRMAEDIANVDHEADGASGQIVLQTNHPTQVSGTGYAVSLYGTGAAECGTYQSDADVACLVMDSPQADVKIIVPFRATTPITESSVSGGDFFIVYDGSTISISSQRPPALAPPSVPRVAGVSA; via the coding sequence ATGATACGAGAACCGACAGACGACCGTGGTGTCTCTATCGCACTGACGCACGTCCTGACCATCGGCATCACGACCATCCTCGTCGCGGGTCTGCTGCTCGGCGCGAGCGGCCTGCTCGAGGAACGGAAGACGGGTGCCGCCCAGACCGAGTTGCGGACGCTCGGGAACCGGATGGCCGAGGACATCGCGAACGTCGACCACGAGGCCGACGGTGCGAGCGGGCAGATCGTCCTGCAGACCAACCACCCCACACAGGTGTCGGGAACGGGGTACGCGGTGTCGCTGTACGGGACCGGTGCCGCGGAGTGCGGCACGTATCAGAGCGACGCTGACGTTGCCTGTCTCGTGATGGATTCGCCACAGGCCGACGTCAAGATCATCGTCCCGTTCCGGGCCACGACGCCCATCACCGAGAGCAGCGTCAGCGGCGGTGACTTCTTCATCGTCTACGACGGCTCGACGATCAGTATCAGCAGCCAGCGGCCACCCGCGCTGGCACCGCCGTCGGTCCCGCGGGTCGCGGGGGTGAGCGCATGA
- a CDS encoding DUF7289 family protein — protein sequence MNALDDRSVSDVLAFVLVFSIIITSVGLVYSVGFSSLSDFQESEQKTNAARAFDALSTVFDDVQEGRAVARNGEFKLNGGTIQLSRESEFEVWVNDSGGSTLWSGTNTTGSIQYTVDGTTIGYENGAAFRRDGDASAMYNEPSLLCEGDRAVVSLVVLVPDNATAQSGDGNVLVKARASSSEVLYSAQGSGSAAESVNLSFSNSAFGDAWDRYLVDNGWDDLGSGEYGCSADTVVVRVTVIDVEIPAPR from the coding sequence ATGAACGCCCTCGACGACCGGTCGGTGAGCGACGTGCTCGCGTTCGTCCTCGTCTTCTCCATCATCATCACCTCGGTCGGGCTGGTGTACAGCGTCGGCTTCAGCAGCCTGAGCGACTTCCAGGAGTCCGAGCAGAAGACGAACGCAGCCCGTGCGTTCGACGCCCTGTCGACGGTGTTCGACGACGTCCAGGAGGGCCGGGCAGTCGCCCGCAACGGCGAGTTCAAGCTCAACGGCGGCACCATCCAGCTGAGCCGGGAGAGCGAGTTCGAGGTCTGGGTGAACGATTCGGGTGGGAGTACCCTCTGGAGCGGGACCAACACCACGGGCTCGATACAGTACACCGTCGACGGCACCACAATCGGGTACGAGAACGGTGCCGCGTTCCGCCGAGACGGCGACGCGTCGGCGATGTACAACGAGCCGTCGCTACTCTGCGAGGGTGACCGCGCCGTCGTCTCACTCGTCGTCCTCGTGCCGGACAACGCGACCGCTCAGAGCGGGGACGGCAACGTCCTCGTCAAGGCCCGGGCCAGCAGCTCCGAGGTGCTGTACAGCGCACAGGGCAGCGGCTCGGCCGCCGAGAGCGTCAACCTCTCGTTCTCGAACAGCGCGTTCGGGGATGCCTGGGACCGCTATCTCGTCGACAACGGCTGGGACGACCTCGGAAGCGGTGAGTACGGCTGTTCGGCCGACACCGTCGTCGTTCGAGTGACGGTCATCGACGTCGAGATTCCTGCCCCACGGTGA
- a CDS encoding translation initiation factor eIF-1A encodes MSEHEERRNLRMPNSDELFATVTEHLGGNHVRVHCQDGVERLGRIPGRMKYRTWIEVDDVVLVEPWDWQDEKANIEWRYTSQDADQLRAEGHIQ; translated from the coding sequence GTGAGTGAACACGAAGAGCGGCGAAACCTTCGGATGCCCAACAGCGACGAACTTTTCGCCACAGTGACGGAGCACCTCGGTGGCAACCACGTACGCGTCCACTGTCAGGACGGCGTCGAACGACTGGGACGCATTCCCGGTCGGATGAAGTACCGAACGTGGATCGAAGTGGACGACGTGGTCCTCGTCGAGCCGTGGGACTGGCAGGACGAGAAGGCCAACATCGAATGGCGCTACACCAGTCAGGACGCCGATCAGCTCCGCGCCGAAGGCCACATCCAGTAG
- a CDS encoding cobyrinic acid a,c-diamide synthase, whose amino-acid sequence MRGVVLAGTSSGVGKTVATLATIRALQREGHDVQPAKAGPDFIDPSHHAQVAGTPSRTLDTWMEGEDGCRRNFRRGDGDVCIVEGVMGLYDGDVSSTAAVAAALDLPVVLVVDASGGMESVAATALGFRAYADEIDVDIDVAGVLAQRAHGGRHERGIRDALPDELAYLGRVPPQEGLEIPDRHLGLHMGDEAPVDGDALDAAAEHVRVGRLLELACEARRPTERGRSGQPTTDADQHPTVAVARDDAFRFVYPATMERLRSLADVTTFAPVAGDDLPDCDAVYLPGGYPERHAAALSDGPALASLADRAAEGLPVLGECGGLMALSRSLTTADGDCYPMAGVLPADVRLHDRYRALDHVEIRATADGPTAATGDRLRGHGFHYSSAEPDGDARFAFAVERGDGIADGRDGLTEYRTVGTYCHVHAASGAFDRLVGVAAGDG is encoded by the coding sequence GTGAGAGGCGTCGTCCTCGCCGGCACCAGCTCGGGCGTCGGCAAGACCGTCGCGACGCTCGCGACCATCCGAGCGCTCCAGCGCGAGGGCCACGACGTACAGCCGGCGAAGGCCGGCCCGGACTTCATCGACCCGAGCCACCACGCACAGGTGGCAGGGACGCCGTCGCGCACGCTCGACACCTGGATGGAGGGCGAGGACGGCTGCCGCCGGAACTTCCGCCGCGGCGACGGCGACGTCTGCATCGTCGAGGGGGTCATGGGGCTGTACGACGGCGACGTGTCGAGTACGGCGGCGGTCGCTGCGGCCCTCGACCTCCCGGTCGTCCTCGTCGTCGACGCGAGCGGAGGGATGGAGAGCGTCGCCGCCACGGCGCTCGGCTTCCGTGCCTACGCGGACGAAATCGACGTCGACATCGACGTGGCCGGGGTGCTGGCCCAGCGCGCCCACGGCGGTCGCCACGAGCGGGGTATCCGCGACGCGCTCCCCGACGAGCTGGCGTACCTCGGGCGCGTCCCGCCACAGGAGGGGCTGGAGATTCCGGACCGTCATCTCGGACTCCACATGGGCGACGAAGCTCCCGTCGACGGGGACGCGCTCGACGCGGCCGCGGAACACGTTCGGGTGGGCAGACTGCTCGAACTGGCCTGTGAGGCCCGACGGCCGACGGAGAGGGGTCGGTCTGGCCAGCCGACGACCGACGCCGACCAGCACCCGACCGTCGCGGTCGCCCGCGACGACGCCTTCCGGTTCGTCTACCCCGCGACGATGGAGCGCCTCCGTTCGCTCGCGGACGTGACGACGTTCGCCCCGGTCGCCGGCGACGACCTGCCCGACTGCGACGCGGTCTACCTGCCCGGCGGCTACCCGGAGCGGCACGCGGCCGCACTCTCGGACGGCCCCGCGCTCGCGTCGCTTGCGGACCGCGCCGCCGAGGGACTCCCGGTCCTCGGCGAATGTGGCGGCCTGATGGCACTGTCCCGGTCGCTCACGACCGCCGACGGCGACTGCTACCCGATGGCCGGCGTCCTCCCCGCCGACGTACGACTGCACGACCGCTACCGGGCGCTCGACCACGTGGAAATCCGTGCGACGGCTGACGGCCCGACGGCCGCGACGGGCGACCGGCTCCGCGGTCACGGGTTCCACTACTCCTCGGCCGAGCCCGACGGCGACGCCCGGTTCGCCTTCGCCGTCGAGCGCGGCGACGGCATCGCCGACGGACGGGACGGACTGACCGAGTACCGGACCGTCGGCACGTACTGTCACGTCCACGCGGCGAGCGGAGCGTTCGACCGACTGGTCGGAGTGGCCGCAGGGGACGGCTAA
- a CDS encoding nicotinate-nucleotide--dimethylbenzimidazole phosphoribosyltransferase yields MRLVVVAGSTQTAAIDGISAAGADADALRHTPSADLEILEYGEPVRSPVVPVSPTGCPTPAVATRAVREHVGFDVTAVDAGLARPTGAPTVDLGDEPGADIRDVDPVPNAERLFERARSFAAGLPDDELAVAETIPGGTTTALGVLTALGERPAVSSSLPENPLDRKRRVVEAALVASDLEPGGAAGDPVEALRRVGDPVLAVVAGFVVGATETDTRVRLAGGTQLAAAAALARHAGVDTALSLETTSFVADDDSAAVHGLADDLDLTLRATDPGFEQRDHPATNAYVAGEAKEGVGMGGALAMAARDGVSMATVRETVVDLVEDLLATRAAGEPQP; encoded by the coding sequence GTGAGGCTCGTCGTCGTCGCGGGGTCGACGCAGACGGCGGCCATCGACGGCATCAGCGCCGCAGGTGCCGACGCGGACGCGCTCCGTCACACGCCGAGTGCCGACCTGGAGATTCTGGAGTACGGCGAGCCGGTGCGGTCGCCCGTCGTGCCCGTCAGCCCGACGGGCTGTCCCACCCCCGCGGTCGCCACCCGCGCGGTGCGCGAGCACGTCGGGTTCGACGTGACCGCCGTCGACGCCGGGCTGGCGCGGCCGACGGGCGCACCGACCGTCGACCTTGGGGACGAGCCTGGGGCGGACATCAGGGACGTGGACCCGGTGCCGAACGCCGAGCGGCTGTTCGAGCGGGCGAGGTCGTTCGCCGCTGGGCTCCCGGACGACGAGCTCGCGGTCGCGGAGACCATCCCCGGGGGGACGACCACGGCGCTCGGGGTGCTGACCGCGCTGGGCGAACGCCCCGCCGTCTCCTCGTCGCTCCCGGAGAACCCGCTGGATCGCAAGCGCCGTGTCGTCGAGGCCGCCCTCGTGGCGAGCGACCTCGAGCCCGGCGGGGCCGCCGGCGACCCGGTCGAGGCCCTCCGACGGGTCGGTGACCCGGTACTCGCGGTCGTCGCCGGGTTCGTCGTTGGCGCGACCGAGACGGACACGAGGGTCAGGCTCGCAGGCGGGACCCAGCTCGCTGCCGCCGCAGCACTGGCCCGGCACGCCGGGGTCGATACCGCTCTGTCGCTCGAAACCACGTCGTTCGTCGCCGACGACGACAGCGCGGCGGTCCACGGACTCGCCGACGACCTCGACCTGACGCTGCGTGCGACCGACCCGGGCTTCGAGCAGCGTGACCACCCGGCGACGAACGCTTACGTCGCGGGCGAGGCGAAGGAGGGCGTCGGCATGGGCGGGGCGCTCGCGATGGCTGCCCGCGACGGCGTCTCGATGGCGACGGTCCGCGAGACCGTGGTCGACCTCGTCGAGGACCTGCTCGCGACCCGGGCCGCCGGCGAGCCACAGCCGTGA
- a CDS encoding NAD(P)/FAD-dependent oxidoreductase yields MRVAVLGAGYAGVTLTKKLEKRLPEDVELVLVDDTGVHLVQHELHRVVRQPSLADVITIPLTDLVDRAEVRERRVTGVDREDRVVRFADGTTMSYDVAAVCLGAETAFYDLPGVEEHATPLKRLEHAHRIREEFDAVRGTEGHVVVGGAGLSGVQVAGELAQVAADDREAKMEAEAAEQEEVRISLDEADAEPATDVDDDPADDAVDAAEPSADPGDDEFDTGFDEEFDDFGEFDTLPEAGVTVTLLEQFDSVAPNFPERFQRAVHDQLVERGVDVRTGTTVERATADAVHLEDGTTIEYDQFIWTGGIRGPDAMAGERPVVRSTLSLDRTTFAVGDAARMVDDDGEAVPASSQSAIRAARVAAENIDRMVEHLSDGEPGDFDPRLDRFDFESPGWLVSVGDGAVAQVGPTVFTGRAALALKASVGGGYLSSVGAVRNAVDLVNRELGIDPGDD; encoded by the coding sequence ATGCGAGTCGCCGTACTCGGTGCCGGATACGCCGGAGTCACACTCACCAAGAAACTCGAGAAGCGGCTCCCGGAGGACGTGGAACTCGTCCTCGTCGACGACACGGGCGTCCACCTCGTCCAGCACGAGCTCCACCGGGTCGTCCGCCAGCCCTCCCTCGCCGACGTCATCACCATCCCGCTGACCGACCTCGTGGACCGTGCTGAGGTGCGCGAGCGTCGCGTGACCGGCGTCGACCGCGAGGACCGCGTGGTCCGTTTCGCCGACGGTACGACCATGTCCTACGACGTGGCCGCGGTCTGTCTCGGCGCGGAGACCGCGTTCTACGACCTGCCGGGCGTCGAGGAGCACGCGACGCCGCTGAAGCGGCTCGAACACGCCCACCGCATCCGCGAGGAGTTCGACGCCGTGCGCGGGACCGAGGGCCACGTCGTCGTCGGCGGGGCCGGGCTCTCGGGCGTGCAGGTGGCCGGGGAGCTCGCCCAGGTCGCCGCGGACGACCGCGAGGCGAAGATGGAGGCCGAGGCCGCCGAACAGGAGGAGGTCCGCATCTCGCTCGACGAGGCCGACGCGGAGCCCGCGACCGACGTGGACGACGACCCTGCGGACGACGCCGTCGACGCGGCCGAACCGTCGGCGGACCCGGGCGACGACGAGTTCGACACGGGATTCGACGAGGAGTTCGACGACTTCGGCGAGTTCGACACGCTGCCCGAGGCGGGTGTGACCGTGACGTTGCTCGAACAGTTCGACAGCGTCGCGCCGAACTTCCCCGAGCGGTTCCAGCGCGCGGTCCACGACCAGCTGGTCGAGCGCGGCGTGGACGTAAGGACGGGCACGACCGTCGAGCGCGCGACCGCGGACGCGGTCCACCTCGAAGACGGCACCACCATCGAGTACGACCAGTTCATCTGGACCGGTGGCATCCGCGGGCCGGACGCGATGGCGGGCGAGCGGCCGGTCGTCCGGAGCACGCTCTCGCTCGACCGGACGACGTTCGCCGTCGGCGACGCCGCCCGGATGGTCGACGACGACGGCGAGGCCGTCCCGGCGAGCTCCCAGTCGGCCATCCGCGCCGCCCGCGTCGCAGCGGAGAACATCGACCGGATGGTCGAGCACCTCAGCGACGGCGAGCCGGGCGACTTCGACCCCCGGCTCGACCGCTTCGACTTCGAGTCGCCCGGCTGGCTCGTCTCGGTGGGCGACGGCGCGGTCGCACAGGTCGGGCCGACGGTGTTCACCGGCAGAGCCGCGCTGGCGCTGAAGGCGAGCGTCGGTGGTGGCTACCTCTCCTCGGTCGGGGCGGTGAGGAACGCCGTCGACCTCGTCAACCGGGAGCTCGGTATCGACCCCGGCGACGACTGA
- a CDS encoding protein sorting system archaetidylserine synthase (This PssA-like phosphatidyltransferase, along with a PssD-like decarboxylase, is required in Haloarchaea for the archaeosortase ArtA to replace the PGF-CTERM sorting signal with a C-terminal lipid anchor.) codes for MLPRFVGRLGPADAVTTANAALGFVAVVVAFSDVELAARLVLLGAIADGLDGVVARYAGGSQVGPYLDSLADVATFCVAPAVLVYATVDAAWPVSFDPLTAKTAATAVIPALFVAMGVVRLGMYTAYDAGDEYTEGVPTTLAATIIGSTVLCGVHDPMLLLVGTAAFVYLMVSTVRYPDLLARDALLMGVVHALAVLIPYQFGRTFPWALLTLGLAYLVAGPLFYWRGGWVVTKLYGNA; via the coding sequence ATGCTCCCCCGGTTCGTCGGCCGGCTCGGCCCCGCCGACGCGGTGACGACGGCCAACGCCGCACTCGGGTTCGTCGCCGTCGTCGTCGCCTTCAGCGACGTCGAACTCGCCGCACGGCTCGTGCTGCTCGGGGCCATCGCCGACGGGCTGGACGGCGTCGTCGCGCGCTACGCCGGCGGCTCGCAGGTCGGCCCGTACCTCGACTCGCTGGCCGACGTGGCGACGTTCTGTGTCGCGCCCGCGGTGCTCGTCTACGCGACGGTGGACGCCGCGTGGCCCGTCTCCTTCGACCCACTCACCGCGAAGACCGCCGCGACGGCGGTTATCCCGGCTCTATTCGTCGCCATGGGCGTCGTCAGGCTCGGCATGTACACGGCGTACGACGCGGGCGACGAGTACACCGAGGGCGTCCCGACGACGCTCGCGGCGACCATCATCGGCTCGACGGTGCTCTGTGGCGTCCACGACCCGATGCTGCTGCTCGTCGGCACCGCCGCGTTCGTCTACCTGATGGTCTCGACCGTCCGCTACCCCGACCTGCTCGCGCGTGACGCGCTGCTCATGGGCGTCGTCCACGCGCTCGCCGTCCTCATCCCTTACCAGTTCGGCCGCACGTTCCCCTGGGCGCTGCTCACCCTCGGACTGGCCTACCTCGTGGCAGGACCCCTGTTCTACTGGCGCGGCGGGTGGGTCGTCACGAAATTGTATGGAAACGCTTAG
- a CDS encoding HEAT repeat domain-containing protein, with the protein MSEDEGDAGDESTEEVAVADVESLRERLDDISEALDAAETEAELDEVEADIEALEGDLEAAELPEPDDEDEEPPAEALESDLTDARDDLEEQRGPYGEDVVANVEEAKSTVADTRWTEDGEPDVIAAVNDFLGTDLLDVSADADSIEDAETFLEDAAATVEAMGLDPDDDTEDIASLLAASEELLAGLEDAEEWDDLSQKEMLDYHGFYDVLDHRKDFPPEWNAIKIFERDMDAEKILIGLEMFESDFMERHCLEALENFGPEEALDPMMQRAQRRDKKAVSILGKIGSDEPVETLVEYVDADSDKELQKVTFRALGEIGSEEATQAIANKLAAEDAMTRSRAARALGLIGDTRAVEPLADVLADDEDDTVRSSAAWALNRIGTEAALDAVGEYADDHSFLVQEEAKKAV; encoded by the coding sequence ATGAGCGAGGACGAGGGCGACGCCGGCGACGAGAGCACCGAGGAGGTCGCTGTCGCGGACGTCGAGTCCCTGCGAGAGCGCCTCGACGACATCAGCGAGGCGCTCGACGCCGCCGAGACGGAGGCCGAGCTCGACGAGGTCGAAGCAGACATCGAGGCGCTCGAAGGCGACCTCGAGGCCGCGGAGCTCCCCGAACCGGACGACGAGGACGAGGAACCGCCGGCCGAGGCGCTCGAGAGCGACCTCACCGACGCGCGCGACGACCTCGAAGAGCAACGCGGCCCCTACGGCGAGGACGTCGTCGCGAACGTCGAGGAGGCGAAGTCCACGGTCGCCGACACACGCTGGACCGAGGACGGCGAGCCCGACGTGATAGCCGCGGTGAACGACTTCCTCGGGACGGACCTGCTCGACGTCAGTGCGGACGCGGACAGCATCGAGGACGCCGAGACGTTCCTCGAGGACGCCGCCGCCACCGTCGAGGCGATGGGGCTCGACCCCGACGACGACACCGAGGACATCGCGAGCCTGCTCGCGGCCAGCGAGGAGCTGCTCGCCGGGCTCGAGGACGCCGAGGAGTGGGACGACCTCTCCCAGAAGGAGATGCTCGACTACCACGGCTTCTACGACGTCCTCGACCACCGCAAGGACTTCCCGCCGGAGTGGAACGCCATCAAGATATTCGAACGCGACATGGACGCCGAGAAGATCCTCATCGGCCTCGAGATGTTCGAGTCGGACTTCATGGAACGCCACTGCCTCGAAGCTCTGGAGAACTTCGGGCCCGAGGAGGCGCTCGACCCCATGATGCAGCGCGCCCAGCGCCGCGACAAGAAGGCGGTCAGCATCCTCGGCAAGATCGGCAGCGACGAGCCCGTCGAGACGCTCGTCGAGTACGTCGACGCCGACTCCGACAAGGAGCTCCAGAAGGTCACCTTCCGCGCGCTCGGCGAGATCGGTAGCGAGGAGGCAACCCAGGCGATCGCGAACAAGCTCGCAGCCGAGGACGCGATGACCCGCTCGCGTGCCGCCCGCGCGCTCGGGCTCATCGGCGACACCCGCGCCGTCGAGCCGCTCGCGGACGTCCTCGCGGACGACGAGGACGACACCGTCCGCTCCAGCGCCGCGTGGGCGCTGAACCGCATCGGCACCGAGGCCGCGCTCGACGCCGTCGGCGAGTACGCCGACGACCACTCCTTCCTCGTCCAGGAAGAGGCGAAGAAGGCGGTCTGA